ACACCCAAGGATTTTGCCGCTAAAAAATGTCCTAGTTCATGAAAGAAAATCAAAAAAGAAATAACTAAAATGGTTGCTAAAAATTCTATGGAGTAAAATTTAAAACCAAGAATTAAAATCAAAGCTAAAAAAAATAAAGATTTCATTGTAATTTTCCCTTGCTTTGTTTAATATAGCTAAAAATATATTCAAATCCCGAGTAAAGCGTAAGAAATAAAGCAATATAAAGTAAAATATCCCCTCCTATCCATTCCATGGTTAAAAATCCTATGGCTATCATTTGAAAAGTTGTTTTTAATTTTCCAGTAAAAGAGGCATTTACATTTAAATTTTCACTTACCATAACCACGCGAAAACCCGTGATGAAAAATTCACGCACCAAGATAAGATAAACAATCCATTCATTAGCTTTTCCCGATAGAAGAAGCCCTAAAAAAGCTGCTAGGGTTAACATTTTATCCGCTAAAGGATCTAAAATTCCACCAAGCTTTGTGGTTTGTTGTAAAGTTCTAGCTATAAAGCCGTCAAAAAAATCACTCAAGGCTGCTAAAGCAAAAGTCAAAGCAGCAAAATAATTAATCCAACTTTGATGTATATTATCAAATTTATAACTCAATAAAAAAAAGAGCAAGGGTGCTAAAATCATCCTTAAAACAGCTAAAGTATTAGGTATATTCATAAAAAACCTTATTTTAGATTAAGATAAAACTAATTAGATGAAATTGTATAAAATTTAGGCAAAGCTTTAGTAAAAAAATATTTAAATTTATATTTTTTTGAAATATAATGTAAAAAATATAAACACCTTGCTCAAAAGAGCAGGGTAAAAATCAAAGAAATTGAACTATCTTATCAAAATCAAAGCGATTTTTTTGTGGAATTTTTTCATCATTGGAATACCCTAAAGCTATCACTAAGGTAGATTTTTCTTTTTTGGTATCAAGTAAGAGATAAGAATCGAGTTTTTCTTTATCAAAACCGCCTATAGTACAACTTGCTATATTTAAAGCATTGGCACCATAAAGTATACTAGCAAGTGCTATGTGAGCTTGTTCTCTTGCATAGGATATTTTTTGCTCTTGACTAAGGGATTGTAAAAAAGGCATATAAGTGTCTAGGCGTTTTTGAATTTCTGCTTCACTCATATCTCTTTTTCTAAGTTTGTCTTCAAAATAATCTAAAAAATCAAGCCTTGAAACAATGATGATTAATGCCGC
The window above is part of the Campylobacter coli genome. Proteins encoded here:
- a CDS encoding NAD(P)H-dependent oxidoreductase produces the protein MKTELEIFSTRYSCRNFKNEKLKKEDLDTILEIARLSPSSLGLEPWRFLVVQDDKKKEELAQICNQQQHVKDCAALIIIVSRLDFLDYFEDKLRKRDMSEAEIQKRLDTYMPFLQSLSQEQKISYAREQAHIALASILYGANALNIASCTIGGFDKEKLDSYLLLDTKKEKSTLVIALGYSNDEKIPQKNRFDFDKIVQFL
- the pgsA gene encoding CDP-diacylglycerol--glycerol-3-phosphate 3-phosphatidyltransferase, yielding MNIPNTLAVLRMILAPLLFFLLSYKFDNIHQSWINYFAALTFALAALSDFFDGFIARTLQQTTKLGGILDPLADKMLTLAAFLGLLLSGKANEWIVYLILVREFFITGFRVVMVSENLNVNASFTGKLKTTFQMIAIGFLTMEWIGGDILLYIALFLTLYSGFEYIFSYIKQSKGKLQ